The Echeneis naucrates chromosome 8, fEcheNa1.1, whole genome shotgun sequence genome has a window encoding:
- the hoatz gene encoding cilia- and flagella-associated protein HOATZ produces the protein MCSGSDPPDLDRFFTVFQGSSPEDVSHARQLWSSLSLLPPLESRLVSADIRQRLPVSGPSRPSGPSGPSGPSGPSGPPSGPTLHQRQEERRRYEAMADQRKEILALLRRQREQRIRRELLSLGHKPSEKSGRVLKPENPPEPEDEELVQQLQ, from the coding sequence atgtgttCCGGTTCGGATCCTCCGGACCTGGACCGGTTCTTCACCGTGTTTCAGGGCTCCTCCCCGGAGGACGTGTCTCACGCCCGGCAGCTCTGGAGCTCCTTGTCCCTGCTGCCGCCGCTCGAGTCCCGGCTGGTGTCGGCCGATATCCGGCAGAGGCTTCCGGTGTCCGGACCGTCCAGACCGTCCGGACCCTCCGGACCCTCCGGACCCTCCGGACCCTCCGGACCACCCAGCGGGCCTACCCTCcatcagagacaggaggagCGGCGGCGGTACGAGGCCATGGCCGACCAGAGGAAGGAGATCCTGGCTCTGCTGCGGCggcagagggagcagaggaTCCGGAGGGAGCTGCTGTCTTTGGGCCACAAACCCTCCGAGAAGTCCGGCAGAGTCCTGAAACCAGAAAACCCTCCAGAGCCAGAGGACGAGGAGCTGGTCCAACAGCTGCAGTAG